Below is a genomic region from Zerene cesonia ecotype Mississippi chromosome Z, Zerene_cesonia_1.1, whole genome shotgun sequence.
TAAGTTACACAAGGGCCAGTGATTCTTCAATTATAATGTTGATAGTCTTGttagtataataattgaagaaaaattacaaaacatcaAATTCGTTCACATAGAAAATCTCATCAGACGtttgtgaatataaaaatacagtctaGTCGTTTGGGTACATCAATAAGCCAAACGAATACACGCCAAATTATGTGTACATTTAGACGCAAAAATACGCACCTTAACCTAAACAACTATGCACCGATCAGTTCCAGCCATGTGACAGCGACTCGCCCTCCCACCCGTGGTGCACATGCTCCTCGTGGTGATGCACCGGCACGAACACCTGCTTCTCCACCTCCACCTTCTTGATCACCGGCACCGGCACGTGCTGGATCACCGGCACGGGGACGTGCTTGTAGATCGGCACTTCCTTGATCACCGGCACCTCCTTCACCACCGGGACATGCACCGGTACGTGAACCTTGGAAACGTGGTGATGATGGATCGTGTGCACTTTGTACGGCACGTGGATGGTGACGTGTTTGCTGCGAAAGAATATTTGTCGGTTAGCGCTATAATCATTGGATATGACGTCATCGCAGGGATCTTATATGcgttaagaatataaaaagttttgataCCTGTATTACCTTAATTGAACTTTGTGGATAGATGACGATTTAAGAATATACCCAACTGGCGTGTATTAGCGTGCCACAAGTAATAAGGAAGACGATTCGCAACTGAACTATTTCCAATTACACATGATGTGAAAAGTTGTGTGAAACGAGGACAATTGCATCGAGTTAAGTAATATGGGCTCACGGGCCGCAAGAAAACGTTCTTCATCAGTGAAAGTGATACACGTTCGACCCGTAATTGTCATCgtgttattttctaaattactGTCATCAACTCTGTagtatttatgtttaacaTTTGTTTGATTAGCTTTTAAAGCTCCTATTTAGTTTGTGTTGAGGTAGCCCGGACCTTATCCTTCACATATTTTcgttactaattttatattgcaactagcttttgcccgcggcttcgtactcgttaaattcggagtagtttgatagatgttattataaatataaactttcctcatgaatcaatctatctattaaagaaCCGCAttaatccgttgtgtagttttaatgatttaagcaaacatagggacatagggacagagaaagcgactttgtttcatactatgtagtgaacagacagacggacatttgcatttataatattagtatagatttacatgtttatttccatatttacatacagtttta
It encodes:
- the LOC119835614 gene encoding uncharacterized protein DDB_G0272720, with amino-acid sequence MYAKLALVALVVAAAVAVPAPGYGGHKHVTIHVPYKVHTIHHHHVSKVHVPVHVPVVKEVPVIKEVPIYKHVPVPVIQHVPVPVIKKVEVEKQVFVPVHHHEEHVHHGWEGESLSHGWN